The window GCGCTCGGCGCCCGGGTCCGCGAGCCGCTCTTCGCCCTCGCGGAGCGCCGGCCTATCGCCTGCCGCGGCTTCGCGCTCGGCGTCGCGCTGTCCTGCTGGATCGCCGCTGCGCTGACCATCTCCCTCGGCGCCTGAGTCGGGAAATGCTCCGCCGCTTTGCGCCCTCCCCGCACCGTCAACGCACACGCCTCCGCACGGTCGTTCCGATCGCGTCCCCGAGCTCGCTCACGTTCATGCGGGTCAAGAGGTCCGTCAGTGCCCGGTTTCCCGGGCGCGCGAGTCGGGCGACCTTCTGATAGATGCAGAAGGTATCCTCGAGCAGGCGCAGGCGCGGGAAGAGCACGGTCAGCGCGCCACGCTCGAGCTCGGGCAGGAGCGCATACTTGGGCAGCAAGCCGACTCCGTAACCGGCCAGCGTCGCGTTTACCATGCCGCGAACGTGGTCAATAGCCAACATCCGCCCGAACGTGGGCCGCCGGCCGGCAGGCAGGGTGCTGAGCAGGGTCGTCCACCACCGCCCCTGGGTATCGAGCGAAATCACCGGCACGCTCTGCAGATCGAGCGGTTTCCGCACGGCGTGGCGCTCGAGGAACTCCGGCGCCGCCACAACCACGTACTTCTCGCGGAACATTTCGGTCCGGTGCACCGCCGGATGGCCGTGCGGCCTACAATCCACGACCAAGTCCACCTCGTCCCGGAGCAGCGGACCGTCGAGGCTGTTGCTGAACTGGAAGTCCACGTGCAACTCCGGATGCTCTGCCAGCAGAGGCTTGAGCTTGTACAGCAGCACGGTGGTTCCGAACTCGATGGTCGAGCCGAGCACGACGCGTAGCGCGCCCTCCTTGCCTCCCGCGCAAAGGCGACGCTCGGCCTCGTCGATTTCGTCGAAGACCTGCTGACAGGTGTGGAACAAGTCTTCTCCCGCAGCGGTCAGGGCGAAGCGCCTACCCCGCCAGTCCACCAGCTCGCAACCCAGATCGTCCTGTAGCTTGCGCAGCGCGTGACTGATTGCGGAGGGTGTGACGTGCAAGCGGAGCGCGGCCACCTGGTAGCTGCCGACCCGCGCGACTTCGAGGAAGGCGCGCAGCCGGCCGAGATCCATCGCCATGGTTCCCTCCCCTTCTTTTTGGGTGAGTATCGTTCATTCTAACGGAGAATTCATTTCATTTTCTTCATCCACGAGATCCTGCCATGATCGCAGCAGGCGGCCCGTGCGGGCTCGAGGGGGGTGATCATGAACAACAGCGTCTTTCATTTCGATGTCCCGCAGAACGAGCCGATCCTCGAGTACGCCCCCGCCTCGCTCGAGCGCCAGCACCTACAGGCCGAGCTCGCTCGCCAGGCCGCGATCGAGGTCGAGATCCCCCTCGTCATCGGCGGCGAGGAGGTGCGGACCGGGCGTACGCGCGGTGTCGTCATGCCATGTGAGCACGGGCACGTGTTGGCCCAGTGCCACTTGGCCGGGAAGAACGAGGTGGGTCGCGCCGTGAAGGCGGCCTTGGCAGCGCACGAGGCGTGGTCGGCGCTGTCGTGGATCGAGCGCGCGTCGATCATGCTCAAGGCGGCCGAGTTGCTGTCGAAGGATCACCGCCTGCGGATCACGGCGGCGACGATGCTGGGGCAGGGAAAGAGCGTCCACCAGGCCGAGATCGACGCCGCATGCGAGACGATCGACTATCAGCGCTACAATGTGTACTTCGCCTCGCAGATCTACGCGGGGCAACCGCGCTCGACGATCGAGCAGCTCAATCGGATGGAGTACCGGCCGCTCGAAGGGTTCGTGTTCGCGGTCAGCCCTTTCAACTTCACGGCGATCGCCTCCAACTTGAACATGGCGGTCGCCCTGATGGGCAACACGACCGTGTGGAAACCGGCCAGCACGGCGGTGCTCTCGAACTACTACCTCATGCGCCTGCTGATGGAGGCCGGTCTACCGCCGGGCGTCGTCAACTTCGTCCCGGGCGCGGGCGAGCTCGTGGGGCGGACCGTGCTCGAGCACCCTCGTCTTTCCGGTATCCACTTCACGGGGTCCAACGCCACGTTCAACCACCTGTGGCGGTCGATCGCGGAAAACCTGCCCACCTACCGCTCGTATCCGCGCATCGTGGGCGAGACCGGCGGGAAAGACTTCATCTTCGCCCACGCGTCGGCGGACCCGTTGGCAGCAGCCACGGCCATGGTCCGCGGCGCGTTCGAATACCAAGGCCAGAAGTGCTCGGCCGCGTCGCGCGCGTACGTACCCGCGTCGCTCTGGCCGGCGATCCGCGACGCTGTGGTCGACATGGTCTCCAGCATCCGCGTCGGAGATGTTCGCGACTTCGGCAACTTCGTCAACGCCGTCATCGACGAAGCCTCCTTCGACAACACCATGCGCTACATTGCTTTGGCCCGGTCGTCGGAAGACGCCCGAATACTGTGCGGCGGCGACGGCGACAAGGCGGTGGGCTACTTCGTGCAGCCTACGGTCATCGAGGTTCGGAACCCGCGCTTCGTCACCATGGAGGAGGAGATCTTCGGGCCGGTGCTCAGCGTCTTCGTGTACGACGACGCTCGCTGGACCGAGACCCTACATCTCTGTGACGCCACATCGCCGTACGCGCTGACCGGTGCCATCTTCTGCCGGGACAGGTACGCGTTCATCGAAGCGTGTCGGATCCTCCGCTACGCGGCCGGCAACTTCTACATCAACGACAAGCCGACGGGCGCCATGGTCGGCCTGCAGCCGTTCGGCGGCGCGCGTTGCTCGGGAACGAACGACAAGGCGGGCGGACCCCTCAACCTGTTGCGCTGGATCAGCCCGAGGACCATCAAGGAAACGTTCCTGCCGCCCACGTCGTACGAGTACCCTTTCATGGGATAGCCCTCCCTCCTCTTACACCCGCGCAACCTGGTGAGCCGGATCTCATCCGGCGCGCCCTTGGACCGTCGTCGGTGTCGGCCCTCGCTCCTTTGAATCGCCGCTGCGCCGACCACCTCCCTCTGCGCCATGCGAGAAGCCCTCGAACCCCCGCGCGGCGTTGTGGTACCCTGTCCCTACAAGCAGTCGAAGAAAGGTGAGACCATGAAGAGACCCATCGCCTGGCTCGTCGCCACGTCGTGCGCGGCGGCGGTCACGACTGCGGGAGTGGCGTCGTCCGCCCAGGACGAGGCGGATCCGGCCAAGGCGGCCTTCGGCCTCGGCGGAGAGCTTTTCGACAAGGGCGACTACGCCGCCGCGGCGGACGCGTTCCGCGAGGCGAACCGGCTCAAGCCCTCGTGGAAGCTCTTCTACAACATCGGGCAGGCCGAGGCGGCCGGCAGACGTTACGGCCTCGCGCTCGAGGCGTTCGAACGGTACCTCATCGAGGGCGGCGACGAGATCGCCGCGGACAGGAACGACGAGGTCATCAAGATTCCGGGGACGGTCCTTAATAGTTTACTAATTCTTCGGTTCTCGCAATATCGACGTGCGCCACCACCGGTCTCGCTCCCGCTGGACAGCTGGGAATCGGCTCTCCCCGCGCCTTGAGCCGATGCGCAGGGCGCGGTAGGATGTGCGACCATGACCGACAACAAAGTCGAACACGCGATCCACGATCTCGAGGCGAAGCTCGCGGAGGCGACGGACCACGCCGTCCCGGAGCAGGTCGCGAAGCGGCACGCGGAGGGAAAGCTCACGGCCCGGGAGCGGATCCACAAGCTCCTCGATCCCGGCTCGTTCCACGAGACCGACGCGTTCGCCGTGCACCGCTGCACGGACTTCGGGATCGACAAGAAGCGGATCCCGGGCGACGGCGTGATCACGGGGTGGGGGACGATCGACGGCCGCAGGGTGTTCGTCTTCTCGCAGGAGTTCATGGACTTCGGCGGCGCGCTCGGCGAGGTGTTCGCCAAGAAGGTCGTCAAGATCATGGACCTCGCGATGAGCAACCGCTGCCCGATCATCGGCCTGAACGACTCGGGCGGGGCGCGGATCCAGGAGGGCGTGATGTCGCTCGGCGGCTACGGCGACATCTTCTTCCGCAACCCGCAGGCCTCGGGCTACATCCCGCAGATCTCGGCGATCCTGGGGCCCTGCGCGGGCGGCGCGGTCTACTCGCCGGCGATCACGGACTTCATCTTCATGGTGCGCGACACGAGCCACATGTTCATCACCGGCCCGGCGGTGATCAAGACGGTCACGGGCGAGGAGATCTCGTTCGAGGCGCTCGGCGGCGCGAGGACCCACGGCCAGAAGTCCGGGGTGTGCCACTTCGAGTGCAAGGACGAGGCGTCGTGCCTCGCGGAGATCCGCGCGCTGCTCGGCTACCTGCCGCAGAGCTGCGCGGACAAGCCGCCGCGGTCCGACTGGGATCGCGAGCAGGCGCTCACCAACGACGAGATCCTGGCGGTCATCCCGGACCACCACCGCAAGGTCTACGACATGCGCCGGATCATGAAGCTCGTCGCGGACCGCGACTCGTGGCTCGAGGTCGCGAAGAACTTCGGCTCGAACTTCGTGACGGCGTTCGCGCGCGTCGCGGGCCGCCCGGTCGGCGTCCTCGGCAACAACCCGATGAACCTCGCCGGCTGCCTGAACATCAACGCCTCGGACAAGGCCGCGCGGTTCGTCCGCTTCTGCGACTGCTTCAACATCCCGATGATCACGTTCGTCGACGTGCCGGGGTTCCTGCCCGGCGCGGATCAGGAGCACAACGGCATCATCCGGCACGGCGCGAAGCTGCTCTACGCGTACTCCGAGGCGACGGTGCCCATGGTCACCGTGATCGTGCGCAAGGCGTACGGCGGCGCCTACGACGCCATGTGCTCCAAGCACATCGGCGCCGACATCAACCTCGCCTGGCCGTTCGCGGAGATCGCGGTCATGGGGGCCGAGGGCGCGGCGAGCATCATCTTCAAGAAGGAGATCGAGTCCGCCGAGGATCCTATCGCGACGCGCAAGGCGCGCGTCAAGGAGTACGTGGCGCGCTTCTCCAACCCGTACAAGGCCGCCGAGCTCGGCTACGTCGACGCGGTGATCAACCCGGCCGAGACCCGCGCCAGGGTGATCGACGCGCTGGACACCCTCGAGAACAAGCGGATCGACAGACCCAGCAAGAAGCACGGTAACATCCCGCTCTAGCAGAGGCATGCATGACGACACAGCCGAAACACCGCGGACGCGTCCTCGTCGGGAAGCCCGGCCTCGACGGCCACGATCGCGGCGCGAAGTACATCGCCCGGGCGCTCCGGGACGACGGGTTCGAGGTCGTCTACACCGGCATCCGGAGATCGCCCGAGGAGATCGCCGCGGCCGCGGTGCAGGAGGACGTCGACGTCATCGGCCTGAGCCTCCTCTCTGGCGCGCACAACGAGCTGTTCGCGGCGGTGCTCGAGGCGCTGCGCAGGTCCGACGCGGGCGACATCCCGGTGATAGGCGGCGGCGTGATCCCGAAGGAGGACGTCCCCGGGCTCGTCGGCCTCGGCATCCGCGCGGTGTACACGCCCGGGACACCGGTCGGGGAGATCCTGGCGGCGTTCCGGGAGGCGGCCGAAGAGCACCGCAAGGGGCGTCCGGCGTGACGCGGGAGATCCAGACGCTGCTCGCCGAGCTCCGCGCCAGGAGCCCGCGGGCGATCGGCCGCGCCATCTCGATCGTCGAGGACGGCGCACCGGCCGCGGCCGAGATCCTCGCCGCGCTCGAGGACCCGGTGGTGGACTCCGCGCTCGTCGTGGGAGTGACAGGGCCCGGCGGCGCCGGGAAGTCCACACTGACGCAGGCGCTCATCACCTGCTACCGCGCCCAGGGGCGTCGGGTCGGCGTGGTCGCGATCGATCCGTCGTCCACCATCACCGGCGGGGCGCTGCTCGGCGATCGCATCCGGATGATGCGCCACGCGGTCGACGAGGACGTGGTGATCCGCTCGATGGCGACGCGCGGCCGCAGAGGCGGCCTGTGCGCCGCGGCGGGCGCGGCGGTGCGGGTGATGGCGTACTCGGGCTGCGGGATCGTCGTGCTGGAGACGGTCGGCGTCGGCCAGGCCGAGCTCGACGTCGTCGGGCTCGCGGATCTCACCGCGCTCGTGCTCGCGCCCGGGCTCGGCGACGACGTGCAGGCGATGAAGGCCGGCCTCATCGAGCTGGTCGACGCCATCGTCGTCAACAAGGCGGACCAGCCCGCGGCCGAGGCGCTCGCGGCCGAGATGGAGGCGATCGCCGCGGCGACCGGCCGGGCGGTGTACCGAACCTGCGCGGTCGACGGCCGGGGCGTGACGGAGCTGGCGGATGGGTTCGAGGCGCTGGCGGCGGCGCTGCGCGAGAGCGGGCAGATCGCGGAGCGGCGGCGGCGGGCGCGCGGCGCCGAGGTGACGGACTGGGCGCTCGAGATGCTCAGGCCGAAGGTGGCCGAGGGGGTCGAGGCGCTCGGGTCGCTGCGCGGCGATCCGAGGGCGCTGGCGCGGGAGCTGATCGCACGGCTGCTCGCGCGAAAGGACGAGCCATGACGAAGCACCCCAAGGTCGCGGAGTGGGAGGCGAGGATCCTCGGGAAGGCGCTCGAGAAGGCGCCCGAGCGCAGGCCCGAGTTCCGGACCGGCTCCGGCCTCCCGGTCGAGCGCGTGGCGCTCCCCGAGGCGGTCACCGACGCGTACGTCGAGAGCGTCGGCCTGCCCGGCGCGTACCCGTTCACCCGGGGCGTGCAGCCGACGATGTACCGCGGCCGCTTCTGGACGATGCGCCAGTACGCGGGCTTCTCGACCGCCGAGGAGTCGAACGAGCGGTACAGGTACCTGCTCCAGCAGGGGCAGACCGGCCTCTCGGTGGCGTTCGATCTGCCGACGCAGATCGGCTACGACTCCGACGACCCGATGGCCCGCGGCGAGGTCGGCAAGGTCGGCGTCGCGATCGACTCGCTCGCGGACATGGAGGCGCTGCTCGACGGCATCCCGCTCGACAAGGTCTCCACGTCGATGACCATCAACTCGCCGGCGGCCGTGCTGCTCGCCATGTACGTCGCGGTCGGCGAGAAGCAGGGGGTCGCGCCCGCCGCGCTCGAGGGCACGATCCAGAACGACATCCTCAAGGAATACTTCGCGCGCGGGACCTACATCTTCCCGCCGCGCCCGAGCCTGCGGATCGTGACGGACATCTTCGCGTGGTGCAGCGCGAGCACGCCGAAGTTCAACACGATCTCCATCTCCGGCTACCACGTGCGCGAGGCGGGCTCGACCGCCGTGCAGGAGGTGGCGTTCACGCTCGCGGACGCCGTGACCTACGTGAAGACCGCGCTCGACGCCGGTCTCGACGTCGACGTGTTCGCCCCGCGGATCGCCTTCTTCTTCAACGCCTCCTCGGATCTCCTCGAGGAGGTCGCGAAGTTCCGCGCGGCGCGCCGCATGTGGGCCCGCATCATGAAGGAGCGCTTCGGCGCGAAGAAGCCGCAGAGCCAGATGATGCGGTTCCACACGCAGACCGCCGGGTACGCGCTCACGGCGCAGCAGATCGACAACAACGTCGTGCGCGTCGCGCTGCAGGCGCTCGCCGCGGTGCTCGGCGGCACGCAGTCGCTGCACACGAACTCGCGCGACGAGGCGCTCTCGCTGCCCACCGAGGGCGCCGCGCTCCTCGCCCTGCGCACGCAGCAGGTGATCGCGTACGAGTCCGGGGTCTGCAACACGGTCGATCCGCTCGCGGGGTCGTACTACGTCGAGGGGCTCACGGATCGCATCGAGCGCGAGGCGCTCGGCCTGATGCGGAAGATCGAGGAGATGGGCGGGATGGTCGCGGCGATCGAGACCGGCTTCCCGCAGCGGCAGATCGAGGACGCGTCGTACGAGTACCAGAGCCAGATCGAGACAGGCGATCGAGGCATCGTGGGCGTGAACAAGTTCCAGGCCAAGGAGGGCCCGAGCCCGGCCGTGTTCCGCGTGCCGCCCGAGATCGAGCGGGCGCAGGTCGGGCGCGTGCGGGCGGTGAGAGAGGGGCGCGACGCCGCGGCCGCGGATCGCGCGCTCGCGGCGCTCGGCGAGGCGGCGCGGGGGACCTCGAACCTCATGCCGCCGATCCTCGGCGCGGTCCGCGCGTACGCGACGCTCGGCGAGATCTGCGGCGTCCTGCGCGGGGTGTTCGGCACGTACACGGACGTCGGCGCCCACCGCTAGCGGGCGGCGCTCGGAGGAAAGGGCAGGGCAGGAGATGATCGACAGGATCGACCACCTGGGGATCGCGGTGCACAAGCTCGAGGACGCGATCCCGCTCTACGAAAAGGCGCTCGGGCTCACGTGCGAGAGGATCGAGGAGATCCCGAGCCAGAAGGTGCGCACGGCGTTCTTCAAGGTGGGGGAGACGCACGTCGAGCTGCTCGAGCCGACGGCCGACGACAGCCCGGTCGCGAAGTTCCTCGCGAGCCGCGGCGAAGGCGTCCACCACGTCGCCTTCCACTCGAGCGATCTTCCGGCGCAGCTCAGGCAGGCGGCGGACGCGGGCGTGCGGCTCGTCAACGAGACGCCCACGATCGGCGCGGGCGGCAAGCGGATCGCGTTCCTGCACCCCAAGAGCACCCGCGGCGTCATGGTGGAGCTGTGCAGGGAGGGGGACTGAGCACGGCGTGGCAGTCGGCGAGGCGTGCGGCAAGGAGCGTACCGAAACGACCCGCGCGGGATCCGCGCGGGCTGGGAACGGGACGGCTCGGGCTCTGCGAAAACCCGCGCAGGATCTGCGCGGGCTGGAATCAGTCCTCGGGTTCCACTTCCGGCCAGATGGTTCCGCGGGAGTGGTGGCGTTTTTGGTTCGATAGGTACAGCAAGACGTGCGAGTGCTTCGTGGCGAACAGCTTCACGGCGCGTTCTCTTCCACCAGCCCGCGGAGATCCTCCGCGGGTGCGTTCGAGCGGATCGGGAGGGCGGAGAGGCCCGGGGACCGGCGTCACTTCACCGGCAGCTGCATCTCGGAGACCTGCTTCTCGGGCGGCGTGGTCGCGAGGTCCGAGTAGAAGATCTGCCGCATCTGGCCCGCGGGCTTGAGCTTGCGCGTCTTCGCCTCCGCCACGGCGCGCTTCGCGAGATCGGGCGACTTCTTCTCGCACGGCCCGACGCCGTACACGGACAAAGCCTTCGCGGCCGGGAGCGTCTTCACCAGGAGCTCGCCGGGCGGCTTCCCGGGCGTCGGGGGCGCTGCGACCCCGACCGGGATGCACACCTCAGTGACGTACTTCTCCGGCTTCTTGGTCTCGGCCGGGCCCACGACGTAGACGGCCATCGCGTGCCCCGCGGGCGCGAGCCCCGCCGCGCCGAGGAGCCCCTCGAGCTTCCCGAACGCCGCTCCCATGCCGTCGTACGGGCCCTGCATCACCACGCACCCCAATACGGCGACCGGCGCGTCGCGCACGACGACCGTCCCGTCGGCCACCTGGGGCGGCTCGGCGAACGCCGCGTCGTCGACCGGCCCGCACTCGAGCTCGAGCATCTCCTCCTCCACCCACGGCGTCCCGCCGAAGGTCGTGACGATCTTGGACGGCATCTGGACGCCGCACAGCTCCTTGTTCTCCGAGGGCACGACGACGACTTCGGCCTCGCGGCCGTGCATCGTCGCCATGTACATGCTCTGGACGACGACGTGCGTCTCGGCGTCGAGGATCAGGACGCCCTCGGCGCCGGCCGCGGCGTTCCGCACGTCGAACACGTCGCACGACCTGCCGCCCACGTCCGTGCGGCGCGCGGTCATCTCCCAGCTGGGGCGCTTGAGCGGCGCGAGCCGGGTCGCCTCGCCCATGGCGCTCATGGCGCGGTTGATCGCGCGGTCCTCGGCGGAGCACGGCAGGACGACGGGCCCGCTCGTCATCCAGCAGGGATCGTCGCCCATCACCATCGTCATCCGCTCGCCGGCCATCGTGATCTCCATGCGCACGAGGCCGTCCTTGTAGGTGTTCCTGGACTCGTACGGCAAGCCCATGTACACGCCCTTGCTCCGGCTCACCCAGGACGACGCCGCCTCGATCTTCTCGAGCCCGCCCGCCGCCTCGATGGCGGCGTCCAGGATCTCGGCCGCGGTCGGCGGGGCGATGGCGTCCACGGCCGGCGGCTCGGGCGGTTCCGGCGCGGGGACCTCGGCCTCGGGCTTCCCGCCGGCGCACGCGAGCAGCGCGCACGCGGCGCAGGGGAGGAGAAAACGTGTCGTCGTCTTCATGGCCGTCTCCTTTTCATGCGGATCGCTCCGTTGTGATACCCTGGAGCCCATGAAACGGTACACCATTTTCGCGATGGCCGCGCTGGTCGCGGCGGGGCTCGGCGCGTGCTCCGAGGACGCGGGATCGGGCGGTGACGCGGACACCGACACGGACACCGACGCGGACACCGACGCGGACACCGACGCCGACACGGACACGGACACCGACTCGGACACCGACGCCGACGCCGGGCTGCCGTGGCTAGAGCCGGACGACATCGGCTTCGAGGAGGTCGATCCGCCGCTCCCGGGCGAGTGCATCTACTACGGCGTGTGGGGCTCGACCGGCACCGACAGCGTGGAGATGATCTCGCCGGACG of the Pseudomonadota bacterium genome contains:
- a CDS encoding LysR family transcriptional regulator yields the protein MAMDLGRLRAFLEVARVGSYQVAALRLHVTPSAISHALRKLQDDLGCELVDWRGRRFALTAAGEDLFHTCQQVFDEIDEAERRLCAGGKEGALRVVLGSTIEFGTTVLLYKLKPLLAEHPELHVDFQFSNSLDGPLLRDEVDLVVDCRPHGHPAVHRTEMFREKYVVVAAPEFLERHAVRKPLDLQSVPVISLDTQGRWWTTLLSTLPAGRRPTFGRMLAIDHVRGMVNATLAGYGVGLLPKYALLPELERGALTVLFPRLRLLEDTFCIYQKVARLARPGNRALTDLLTRMNVSELGDAIGTTVRRRVR
- a CDS encoding methylmalonyl-CoA mutase family protein, which codes for MTKHPKVAEWEARILGKALEKAPERRPEFRTGSGLPVERVALPEAVTDAYVESVGLPGAYPFTRGVQPTMYRGRFWTMRQYAGFSTAEESNERYRYLLQQGQTGLSVAFDLPTQIGYDSDDPMARGEVGKVGVAIDSLADMEALLDGIPLDKVSTSMTINSPAAVLLAMYVAVGEKQGVAPAALEGTIQNDILKEYFARGTYIFPPRPSLRIVTDIFAWCSASTPKFNTISISGYHVREAGSTAVQEVAFTLADAVTYVKTALDAGLDVDVFAPRIAFFFNASSDLLEEVAKFRAARRMWARIMKERFGAKKPQSQMMRFHTQTAGYALTAQQIDNNVVRVALQALAAVLGGTQSLHTNSRDEALSLPTEGAALLALRTQQVIAYESGVCNTVDPLAGSYYVEGLTDRIEREALGLMRKIEEMGGMVAAIETGFPQRQIEDASYEYQSQIETGDRGIVGVNKFQAKEGPSPAVFRVPPEIERAQVGRVRAVREGRDAAAADRALAALGEAARGTSNLMPPILGAVRAYATLGEICGVLRGVFGTYTDVGAHR
- the mce gene encoding methylmalonyl-CoA epimerase, translated to MIDRIDHLGIAVHKLEDAIPLYEKALGLTCERIEEIPSQKVRTAFFKVGETHVELLEPTADDSPVAKFLASRGEGVHHVAFHSSDLPAQLRQAADAGVRLVNETPTIGAGGKRIAFLHPKSTRGVMVELCREGD
- the pruA gene encoding L-glutamate gamma-semialdehyde dehydrogenase; protein product: MNNSVFHFDVPQNEPILEYAPASLERQHLQAELARQAAIEVEIPLVIGGEEVRTGRTRGVVMPCEHGHVLAQCHLAGKNEVGRAVKAALAAHEAWSALSWIERASIMLKAAELLSKDHRLRITAATMLGQGKSVHQAEIDAACETIDYQRYNVYFASQIYAGQPRSTIEQLNRMEYRPLEGFVFAVSPFNFTAIASNLNMAVALMGNTTVWKPASTAVLSNYYLMRLLMEAGLPPGVVNFVPGAGELVGRTVLEHPRLSGIHFTGSNATFNHLWRSIAENLPTYRSYPRIVGETGGKDFIFAHASADPLAAATAMVRGAFEYQGQKCSAASRAYVPASLWPAIRDAVVDMVSSIRVGDVRDFGNFVNAVIDEASFDNTMRYIALARSSEDARILCGGDGDKAVGYFVQPTVIEVRNPRFVTMEEEIFGPVLSVFVYDDARWTETLHLCDATSPYALTGAIFCRDRYAFIEACRILRYAAGNFYINDKPTGAMVGLQPFGGARCSGTNDKAGGPLNLLRWISPRTIKETFLPPTSYEYPFMG
- a CDS encoding acyl-CoA carboxylase subunit beta, producing MTDNKVEHAIHDLEAKLAEATDHAVPEQVAKRHAEGKLTARERIHKLLDPGSFHETDAFAVHRCTDFGIDKKRIPGDGVITGWGTIDGRRVFVFSQEFMDFGGALGEVFAKKVVKIMDLAMSNRCPIIGLNDSGGARIQEGVMSLGGYGDIFFRNPQASGYIPQISAILGPCAGGAVYSPAITDFIFMVRDTSHMFITGPAVIKTVTGEEISFEALGGARTHGQKSGVCHFECKDEASCLAEIRALLGYLPQSCADKPPRSDWDREQALTNDEILAVIPDHHRKVYDMRRIMKLVADRDSWLEVAKNFGSNFVTAFARVAGRPVGVLGNNPMNLAGCLNINASDKAARFVRFCDCFNIPMITFVDVPGFLPGADQEHNGIIRHGAKLLYAYSEATVPMVTVIVRKAYGGAYDAMCSKHIGADINLAWPFAEIAVMGAEGAASIIFKKEIESAEDPIATRKARVKEYVARFSNPYKAAELGYVDAVINPAETRARVIDALDTLENKRIDRPSKKHGNIPL
- a CDS encoding cobalamin B12-binding domain-containing protein, with the protein product MTTQPKHRGRVLVGKPGLDGHDRGAKYIARALRDDGFEVVYTGIRRSPEEIAAAAVQEDVDVIGLSLLSGAHNELFAAVLEALRRSDAGDIPVIGGGVIPKEDVPGLVGLGIRAVYTPGTPVGEILAAFREAAEEHRKGRPA
- the meaB gene encoding methylmalonyl Co-A mutase-associated GTPase MeaB, with amino-acid sequence MTREIQTLLAELRARSPRAIGRAISIVEDGAPAAAEILAALEDPVVDSALVVGVTGPGGAGKSTLTQALITCYRAQGRRVGVVAIDPSSTITGGALLGDRIRMMRHAVDEDVVIRSMATRGRRGGLCAAAGAAVRVMAYSGCGIVVLETVGVGQAELDVVGLADLTALVLAPGLGDDVQAMKAGLIELVDAIVVNKADQPAAEALAAEMEAIAAATGRAVYRTCAVDGRGVTELADGFEALAAALRESGQIAERRRRARGAEVTDWALEMLRPKVAEGVEALGSLRGDPRALARELIARLLARKDEP